The nucleotide sequence GAGCGGCGAGTTGCTGAGCAGTATCCATGCAGTGAAGTCACCACTCACTGATGAGGAGCGTTTGATCTTACTAGAGATTGCGCGCGAGATGCTGAACGGCGCACTTGAGGCAAGCGGGCGCTGGCGCGTGGTTGGGGTGGTTGGGTGAGTGTGGTCTCGCAACGGGTGTTTGTAGACGCGCTGAAGATCACGTCGCCTGGGGAGTTGACGGTGAAGCTGCTTCGAGAGCGGATGAGCGGGGAGGTTGCGAGAGGGGCGGTGCTTGCCGCTGAGTGGTACCAAGAGCGCGGCGTCGACCCGAACGAGCTGTTGCAGGTGGTGGCTTTCGGGGTGCCTGTCTGGCTGCACCAGATCGGACCGGTTGCGGTGCATTGGGTCAGACCGCAGGGGTATGGGGCGGTCTGGCTGCCGCCTGAAGGGCTGGACGTGTGGCCGTGGATGCGTGCGCTGCAATCTCTCCAGGCGGTCGAGCACCTCTGGCCGGGGAGCGTCAGGGGCTGGCTGAGACAGGGTGATGAGCTCACAGGGCGTCAGGCAGGCATGACCAGGCTCGCCTGGGCGCGCGGACAAGAGGCAGACCCGCTGGCTGAGGCTTTTTGGCGACTGGGACGGAAGCATGCGCACTGATCAGATCATGCGGGTGGTGATGTCCGCGCCCGATCCGCACCGAGGGCGGCTGTTGCTTCAGATCGCAGTGGGCGCGACGAGGAGCGCTGGGCCCATGTTCCCAGGGGTTGAGCTGGAGTTGCCGCCGGGGACGCTGGTCGTGCGCGAGTCGACCGGGCTACCGGAGTTCTGGGGGCCCAGGTTCTCTCTTCATGTGATGCAAGACCTGCACAGGGGGCGCAGCTATGGGGTGCTGGTCGCATACCACAACGGGCTGGTTGAGCAGGTTGATGCGGGAGATGAGCCGCTGCGCTTGTTCTGGCAGAACCTGATGTTGCTGCTGAATCGGTGATATCACTGTCTGGGACGGCAAAAACACTTGCATCACAAGCTTGAGTCGTGTACACTGTTGCCATGGATCTGAGCGGCGAACATAGCTAGGACTGAAGAGTCAAGACGGCCGTTGCCGCGGCTAGATTGTCCGAAGCCTTCGGGGTGCAGAGATGCCCGAAGGTACGAAGAAAGCAAGCAGTAGTCCCGAGATCGCCGCAGACATCGCCTTTGCCCGCGAGTGCCTGGAGCAGTTCTGCGCTACCCGCACGAATATCGGGTTCGCTGCCGCCAGGAAGCAACTCAAGGGTGCTGACCTGCCGCGCCTCGCCGCCGGTCTGGCTGCGATGGTGGGCAGACCCGAAGTCGACGATCAGCGGGTCGGCATCGAAGACCTTGGCGTGAGCGTCGGCGGCCAGGAAGGCGGGCGCTACGCGGTGTTCCTGCACGGCAACTGCTGATCCACGCACCGCACTTTCGTCACGGTGGCCAACTGGCAGCCCATCCCTGAGCGGCTGGCGCGCGAAGTCTTCGGGGGTGCGCAATGAGCGAGGAGCGCACCTACAAGCTGGGGGAAGCCGCGAGGTTGATCGGCTATAAGGACGGCTACATGCGTAGTCGCGCCAGTAGTCGCGCCTTCCCGACCGTCAAGGTCGACGGTCGTCTGCATGTGACTGAGAGCACGCTGAAGATGCTCAAGCACATCCGCAGCGGCGAGATTCCCGAAGAACGCCTCGTCGACATGGCGGCGGCGGCGCGGATCTTTGGGAGAAAGCGCAAACACATGGACGCTTGGCTCCAGGCCAGAGGCGTGAAGACTGTGCTCAGGTACGGTCTGCGCTGGGTCAAGCGCGACGACCTCGAGATCGATCTCGTGCCGCGCGGCACAGCGCCGGACGGGTACGTGACTCTCAAGGAGGTGATGGATGCCACCGGGTTCAGCCGCAGCACCATCCGAATGCGCATGGACGCAGGGGACCTTCCGTATACCATCTGGCTTCACAAAGCAATCTTCCGCGTTGAGGATCTTGAGGCGTTCAAGAAGACCTACGCCAAGAGGTATGCCAAGCTGCGGAATGCCCACAGGGTGACCACAGAGGTCGAGCTGTCCGATCTGGATCGAAAGATCGCTGCTGGCGAGATGATCAGCATGCCGCAGGTGCTGGCGATGACCGGAGGCGATCGCTCAAACATCTACGTGTTCCTGAAGCGGAACGGCGCGCACATGGTGGTGCGCAGTGTTGGGGGCCGCAGCACGCTGTATGTGGCCGCCGAGGACGCCAGGGCGCTGGCGGAGAAGCGCGCGGCCAGAAGGGCTCGTGGGAATGGGGGTGCGCAATGAGCCCGCACCGCAAGAAGGTTGAGTGCGTCGAAGACCTCCCTGACCCGGCCGGGTTCCGCGCGCAGTTCGACGCCCGCGTGGATCGCAGTGGCGGCCCGGACGCCTGCTGGCCGTGGACGGGACGGCTGAATGAGTTTGGCTATGGCCGCGTCGACATCAAGCACCACGACGGCACGCGCAGCGGATACCTGACGCACAGGATTGCTTTCATGCTTGAGCACGGCGCGATGCCGCCTCACCCGCTGGTGGTCCGGCACAGCTGTATCGCCAGCCGCAATTGCTGCAATCCCCGGCACCTGCTGTCCGGCACCCAGGCAGAGAACATGCGGGATCGCCAGCGGCAGGGACGCACCGCGAGCAAGAGTGGCGAGCTCAACCCCCGGGCGCGCGTCAATGCCAGGCAGGTGGTGCTGATTCGCGCTGCGCATGCTGCTGGCGCTCAGCAGAAAGACCTAGCCGGGCAGTACGGAATCGCTGAGGCGACCATCTGGCGTATCGTCCACGGCCTGCGCTGGCCGAAAGTGCCGATGCCCGGCGTGATCGGCTGGGACGAGGCGCTGGCTGCGGCGCGAGCAGGGGAGGTGGCGGCATGATCAGTGATGGATTGGCTATGGAGATGCTGGAGGCACAGGACGCGATGCTGAGTGGGGCGCTGGAGGCGGTGGCGCAGATGGCAGACCCGCGCCTCGTCCCGGAATCGATCCACGAGGAGCTGGTGGAGAACGTGATCTATACGTGCGTCGAGTCCAGGCATGGCCACGACACTGCGCTGGAGCTGGTCAGAGCGGTGATTCGGGCTGCCACGTTCGGCATGGGCGACGTGGACGACGAGTTCTACTGGGAGCTGAGGGAGCAGGTAGCTCACTTCCTGTCTGAGCGCTTCGGGATCCCCAGGCACGACTCCAACTGACAGCACTACATACTTTGAGAATCGTTTGCTCTCTCCGCTTGATATCATTGCGGGGAGAGTGCTACTATCTCTCGGCACCGGGCAGGATTGTGCCCGTGCATGGGCAAAAATGCTCTGCTGGAACCATACAATGCGGCGATGTAGCTCAGCTGGTTAGAGCGAACGACTCATAATCGTTAGGTCCCCGGTTCAAGTCCGGGCATCGCCACCAAAGCTCCCGGGCATCACGCCGCATGCGTGGTGCCCGGGTTTTTTCGGCTTCATGCCCCCGCCCGGTGCACCTGATCAGGTACCTGACTGGCCTCCTGGTCGTGTGCTGCGGGAGGATGACATGTTGACGGTTGACAGGCTGCACGCGATGCACGTGCGGCACCTGCGGGCCATGCGCAGGTCTGAGCACACGATCCGGTTCTACGCGGTGGCCGCTCGCAAGTTCGGGGCGTGGTTGGCAGAGCAGGACAAGGACGACCTCACGGCCCTGGCGAGGGCCGACATCTCAGAGTTCCAGCTGTGGCTGCGGGAGGGCGGGCTGGCCCCCGGGGGTGAGCACGCCATCCTGCGCGGGGTGCGGGGGCTTCTGAGGTTCGGGGTTGAGGAGGAGCTGCTCCGGGGGGACGTGTTCAAGCGCGTGAAGTTGCCCCGCCTGCCTGACGACCCGCCGCCCGCCGCTCAGCCGTATGAGGTCGCCGAGCTGCTGCGGGTGGCGCGTGAGGGGCCGCACCCGCTGCGGGACCGCGCGATGGTCATGCTTGCGTACGACACGGGCCTGCGTGCGTCTGAGCTCGTTGCCTTGACGGTGCGGGACGTTGACCTGACCCGGGGGCTGGTGACGGTGCAGCGCGGCAAGGGAGGCAAGCCGCGCACGGTGCCGTTCGGGGTGCGGTCTGGCCAGGCGGTGAACCGCTACATGGGCCGGGAGCGGCGTCCGATCAGAGAGGACGTAGACACTCTGTTCCTGAGCCACGTCGGCATGCCCATGACCCCAGGCGGCCTGACGCAGCTGCTTGAGCGGCTCGCGGCAGCGGCCGGGCTGCCAAGAGCGAACGTCGCCCCGCATGCGTTGCGCCGGGGGTTCGCGGTCGAGGTGCTGAGGCGTGGGACTGATGTGTTCGCGCTGCAGCAGATGCTCGGGCACAGCACCCTGGAGATGAGCCGGAGGTACGTTCGGTACCTGCCTAACGATCTTCAGCGGCAACACGTTACGGCGAGCCCGGGGGATCACCTGTGACGCGGCACGGGATGGTTGCGGTGACGTTTGAGGAGCTGATCAACGCAGGCAACTGCTGGAACGACGAGGAGCTGCGCGCCTTCGGGTCGATGCTGAACGCCGCCCAGGTGTCCGGATCACGCGCCGCTGCTGGCTTGGGCGACCTCTACGCGATGGGGCTTGGCCTGCTGCCGGTGGGCCGGGCGCTGGCTCTGCTCCCGCGCTCCCGGCTCACCAACCACGCGCGTGGCCTGCTCGGTGCCGCGCTGGCCGATGCGGCGGCGGCGTGTGGGGCGGTAAGCATCGAGGTGTACCTGGACGACTATGCCACCGAGCCGGAGGGGTGGCTGATGCCCCCGGGCGGCATCCCGCGCCCGCGCCAGCAGGCCCTCTCCCTGATCGCCGAGGCACTGGCGATGGGGCACCGTGTTGACGGGCTGGTGTTGCAGCCTGACGCGCCGGATGTGCTGATCTGTGACGTGGGGTGCCGGGCGCGGCGCCTGACGCCGCTCGCCCGGCACCTGCTGGGGCAGCTGCCGGTGCGCTGAGGGCGTGGTTGCGGTGACCATATAGCTCTCTCGGTGGTTGTGCTTGCTTCCTCGTGCACAACTATGTAACGATACTAGGA is from Deinococcus fonticola and encodes:
- a CDS encoding HNH endonuclease, which encodes MSPHRKKVECVEDLPDPAGFRAQFDARVDRSGGPDACWPWTGRLNEFGYGRVDIKHHDGTRSGYLTHRIAFMLEHGAMPPHPLVVRHSCIASRNCCNPRHLLSGTQAENMRDRQRQGRTASKSGELNPRARVNARQVVLIRAAHAAGAQQKDLAGQYGIAEATIWRIVHGLRWPKVPMPGVIGWDEALAAARAGEVAA
- a CDS encoding helix-turn-helix transcriptional regulator, translated to MSEERTYKLGEAARLIGYKDGYMRSRASSRAFPTVKVDGRLHVTESTLKMLKHIRSGEIPEERLVDMAAAARIFGRKRKHMDAWLQARGVKTVLRYGLRWVKRDDLEIDLVPRGTAPDGYVTLKEVMDATGFSRSTIRMRMDAGDLPYTIWLHKAIFRVEDLEAFKKTYAKRYAKLRNAHRVTTEVELSDLDRKIAAGEMISMPQVLAMTGGDRSNIYVFLKRNGAHMVVRSVGGRSTLYVAAEDARALAEKRAARRARGNGGAQ
- a CDS encoding tyrosine-type recombinase/integrase yields the protein MLTVDRLHAMHVRHLRAMRRSEHTIRFYAVAARKFGAWLAEQDKDDLTALARADISEFQLWLREGGLAPGGEHAILRGVRGLLRFGVEEELLRGDVFKRVKLPRLPDDPPPAAQPYEVAELLRVAREGPHPLRDRAMVMLAYDTGLRASELVALTVRDVDLTRGLVTVQRGKGGKPRTVPFGVRSGQAVNRYMGRERRPIREDVDTLFLSHVGMPMTPGGLTQLLERLAAAAGLPRANVAPHALRRGFAVEVLRRGTDVFALQQMLGHSTLEMSRRYVRYLPNDLQRQHVTASPGDHL